A DNA window from Hordeum vulgare subsp. vulgare chromosome 1H, MorexV3_pseudomolecules_assembly, whole genome shotgun sequence contains the following coding sequences:
- the LOC123442937 gene encoding uncharacterized protein LOC123442937: MTMSSPASTHLLLRSASAAPLLPRRASLQLPRVATGAAPRRSGRLEVVRAATAEAAEAPAYTTESLILYFKAEGTMEERAIPKITQALEGMDGVSDLEVLVEEGIGSVVLTKATTVQATGVASNLVEAIQGVGFKLQTLSLSFEDFDKAEAAAAAAAAVTGEGADVQASE, translated from the exons ATGACGATGTCGTCGCCGGCCTccacccacctcctcctccgctccGCGTCCGCGGCACCTCTACTCCCTCGCCGCGCCTCCCTGCAGCTCCCCCGCGTCGCCACCGGAGCCGCGCCGAGACGAAGCGGCCGCCTGGAGGTGGTCCGCGCGGCCACCGCGGAGGCGGCCGAGGCCCCCGCCTACACCACCGAGTCCCTCATCCTCTACTTCAAGGCGGAGGGCACCATGGAGGAGAGGGCCATTCCCAAGATCACCCAGGCTCTCGAG GGGATGGATGGCGTCAGTGACCTGGAGGTGCTCGTCGAAGAAGGCATCGGAAGTGTTGTG TTAACGAAGGCGACAACGGTCCAAGCTACCGGGGTGGCCTCAAACCTGGTGGAAGCCATCCAGGGAGTTGGTTTCAAGCTGCAAACTCTTAGCCTCAGCTTCGAGGACTTCGACAAGGCcgaggctgctgctgctgctgctgctgctgtcacagGAGAAGGAGCAGACGTCCAAGCCAGCGAGTGA